The sequence AAAGTCCTCCTTGACTGTGAAGCTGTCCACCACGCAGGAGGCCAGGCTCTGCTCCACGCAGGCCAGGAGCAACATCGCCAGAGCAAAGATTTGGAAGTCCATTCTAGACAAAAACCAAAGTTAAGCACATGTTAATTTGTgtgatgattgttttttttcttcacttgcAATTATTAACGCTATTCTAGAGCAATATTCCTATACCTATGTACATGAATTCCACTATAATAAAATCTCCTGTGATAATTATTGAATAGTGCAGATACCAGCAGTTTGAGGAGGCCAtccaaaggggaaaaaacagcatCTCCTTACCTTCGGTGTAGAGCGAAGCTGCTGGGAGTTTTCAGTGCAGAGCTGTTGCAGTGTCTGAGCTGTGTTGAGAAGAAGCTGTGTGAGCCTTTTTATACCTCACGCACAGGTAGGCtcactgtttattttcacttcttGCACCTAAATGCAGAGTTTAAATCTACTGCTAATCCAGTTAACAAAATCCCCCGCTGTAAGCTGATGAACCCTCGCATTCAGCATTGCCCAAGCTTTATGTAATTGTCTGCAGAGCTCTATAATGGGATACATAATGGCAGATGCCCCAGGGGAAATAGTTGGCCTGAGCTGGGGGCATAAACCCACAGTGAAGGTGTTTATATGAGCAAACAAGTGTATTTTGTTCACTAAGATTTCATGGAGACCTCAAATGGACCCAATTGCAAATACAAAGAGCTGTTGGGTTGCACCTGCTAATAGACCTATGAGATAAGATGATTTTATCatgattgttttcagttttaagtgTCCATAAAACCAACCGCCAGAAtcttcagtaaaatgttcccaAATCTACTATCTGCTATTCCCACGAACAAACAAGCCAATAAAGTTTTTCCTGTTCTGTGTTTATACAACTGCCCTTGTTAACGTATGACAAAAATAAACCGTcctacatttattattttttggattTCCCTACTTTACTGTGCTGTAAGTGAACTTGAAGTTTGTAGCATTTTCTTGTTCATTATAGCAGATAAAGGATGTGAAAATGACAAGTAAAAAGCACcatagatgaaaaaaaaagtaatgttttaCGTTATGAAATAGAGTGGAGAATAGCACTGAGTAATGAAGTCATGTTATGTCAGCAGAGGCTCAGGTGTTCCCGTCTATGATCACTAACTCAGTTAAGTAACCGTCATCTACTCCAGTGCTTCAACCTGTAATCCTTGACATAACGTGTCGGAAATTCGCACCACTTGTGTACCAGCTAACGTGTATATGGATGCCAAAGTGTAGGAACGCCCACTTTACAGACCACTGTGGGCTTAAAGCCTGTTTTGTAGTCTAGCCATTGTTTGCCTTTCTACccttgaatgtgtttttaaagtatttaacaAGTAGTCCTGAGGAGGTATTTTCATTAACAACAGTAGGTGAGCGTTAAGTAAAGACAAGTAGCATTGCCAGTAAGTCCAGCCAGTATTTTTAGCTGGCCCTGGCATTGTTGTTGTTCTAATAATAACCTGTGCAGAGGACATTAGGTAAGGCCCCTGTGCTTTGACATCCTGCTCTCAAAACTATGAACCTGGCATGACATGTTAAAAGTATTAACTCTGTGTCTGTagtctgaaaacaaacattaggTTTAAATGATCCTGCCATAGACACTCACTGACTGTTACTTAACGGGAGGTGAGCTCAGGTTGATCGTCTGGACTTGTGCTATGCCAGGTCACTGACTCCTGGTTATGAACGGGTCACGTTGCAGGACAACATATGAGCAGGTGATCGCCATCATTCAGTCATGTATCATTCATTTTGAACACCTCCACATCCCCAACTTCCAAGTTTtcagtttgctgcttttctttgtcttttgtgatAATGggctgaatatctttgggtttgatCATTTGGTACCATTACTCTTGGCCCCAGGAAATGTTTGTCTGAGCATTTATCACAactttatgacattttattgaccaagCAATTTCTCaagaaaattatttattcagttcTTAATCCACGCCAATTGATCTCTATCAcactaaaactgaaaatagCAAATAACAATGTGAAATGATACACCTGCAATTAATGTTTTTCACTGTCATTAAATGTGCAGCTTCCAGAACTATGTATTAGCTGACTTATTTGCCAAAGGCTCACTGAGCTACATTAGGTAACCCCCGTCATGTTTTCAAAGCTTGTTTTTCGCGaataaaaggacaaaagaaTTAAAAAGGATAATGGTTAGCAGTGTTGCCTCATatcaagaaggttccaggttttaacctggggtctttctgtggagtttgcattttctctccatccttgcgtgggttttctccgggtacttcggcttcctcccacagtccagacaTGCAGATTAGGTGAAtaggtgactctaaattgtccgtaggtgtgagtgtgaatggttgtctgtctctatgcgttggccctgtgattgactggcaacaGAGTCCAGGGTGTAAtccacctctcgcccaaagtcagctgggattggctgattggtatagataatggatggatggatggatggatggatggagtatAAATGTGATCAAAAAATGTGTTGGCAAATAGGAAACAACTGTACATGATCTGACAGCaacaaattaaaagcatttgCATTTAACGTAATGACTAATGTGAACAAAACTCTGGTTTACAAAATGATTTGTTATTACTTTAATGTAACATCGGTCATACCTGCGCTGTAACAGTGACTAAAGGAGAACACAGGAGAACCAAAggtaaacaaagacaaagactgcAGTAATCATGTAATTCTGTATTTATGACATTACTTCATTACAAACATGAACTTAATAACTTATGGGTGCAGTATTACAAAGCTGAGTTCCATGTAACTAACTTAAAATCACTGTGTGGTCCAGAGAAGTATTAAAGGTAACAGTGAATGCATCCACAACACGGGAGGGTTTGACTAGTTTTGACCGGACTTTGCCATTGGTCCTCCagaaaaaggagacagaggTTGGAAATTGCACATGGACGTCCTGACACAGCACGCCAGCTTTACTTCAGAATGGTATCTTCATTTGCTGCGAGGAGAGAGTAAAGTAAGTGAGATCAGTACGTTTGGGACCAAGAATAGCAATGCTTTACAGTGAATGACTATGCTCCTACTTTTTGTGCACTTGTAACAGCAACACAACATCAAGTTGATGTattacacaaacatttatatAGTATTTCTATCAATGTGTCCATTCCCTGGAATCTGTGGAGCACGCAGATGTATGCGTTGGAATCACTGGAGATGAGGCTACCTTCTGCTAGCTGCTTGGCAATGCGCTCCTGCTCCTCGCGagcctttttctcttcctcctcgatcctcctctcctcagctgcGATAGGCTTCAGGTTTTCTGTGCAAATAAGAAACACAGGCAGGAATTTATCTTTCAACTATTAGCCTTTTAAATGGCCTTTATCCAGTCAATAGGGTTTGTAAACTGATTAGTCAAATTAataatgttgtgttttgctAAAAAGGCTTGGGTTTTAAACATACTGTTTTGAGTGGGAAATGTTCTCCCCAGTTCAGTTCTGCAGATTACTGTTATATCCAGAGGGTTTATCTCAGTGCGTGGTGACTTAAAGGAAGAACTCACCGTATCTCTTTTTGCCATAGATGATGCCGGCAATCAAAGCTGAATACCTTGCTGTCTGTAAAGTTGAAAACAATGCAAATCAATACCAGTCGTGCTATCTTTTACAGCTGCACCTGCTCTATGCTAAAGACTAATCTAGAGTACCCAGGTCTCTTTAATTCAGAGGttctaaacacacaaaacttATTTAGCATCGCCTACAATAATGTCGCTGCGCTCACGGAACTCCATATAATACCACATGAGTGTTTTCCTAACTTGATGATGGGCACAAAGTACACATCTAAAAGAATTCAATTGAACGCGTTTACAGAGTACTTAGGTTAGTCATTAATTCGGCTAAAATAGAATCCACCATGGagcattattttcattaaaatgtgtacTTTCCAAGTATCATCATTATACTGATCGCAATCTGTCACCAGAAGTGAACAACAGAGGGCGACAGTTTGAATCTAAGGTCTGAGTGACAGTCGAGATAATTTTAAAACAGCAGATAAACTTGAAACACATACAATGAGTGTGATATTGTTCATACAGTACTCTCTATTGGATTTCTATCTATTATGTTTATATGCACAAATATTTATCTTATTGACAAGCACCCGTTTAAATAGGGACAGCTTTAAACAGTGATTGGCTTTAACTGTTAGCATGTCCCATCTATACATCTAACAGTACTGTTACACCATAACACTCACCACATGCATTGTTGACACATTACTCGCTTGGTCTTGGTTTAACTTGGCACACTTTAATACCGTAGCACAGTTATTGGCTCTTAGCTAGCATGCTTCctagctaacagttagcatgctagcgtTTAGCACCTGAAATACGGTTGCAAAGGTCACTTTTCCGTAAAAAAAGGATAACTTTCTTTCCCAATATGTACTGCAAAACAAACCTTAATCAAGGGCGACACAGCAACTGGAGGAGCCATCGTTTTCCTGCAGGCTAACAGCTAGCACCAGAGGTCACTTTACCACCGCAGAGGACTGTGGGACAGATACTTGTTCTACTGCAGCTGGTGTGCTcactggtccactgctgccacctgctggtgtaATGTATTAATGCAGATGCTATTTATATAATGACAAATAATTTAGAaatatgaaattaatatttagattttctttaagACACTTAGCTGCAAAAGTCTCCCATGGAAAAAATCTATTATCCAATTAGAACCGTCACTGTCTCCTTCCACAGTCACATAGGCACTGTATGTCCTGTTGCATTAATAAAGCCACTGGGACTGGAGATCTATGGTATGATCTATGATCTATCTATCTTCCATAATAAATCTACATTCATGATCCACTGAGAAACCTGATAAATGCAAAGGTCCACAACATTGTCACCTCACACACTCTGAGTGCATTAGGTATACCTGTCTAAATGGTACATACACCTATACATTTAACAGGATTatcatattctgtttttattgtcattgtgtcTTTTTGGACTCTGTAGTTTGTTATGGTGTCATATCTCACTGGTCACTTACttcactttgtcttctccttcAGCCAGAATTTATACCTGTCAGCTTCATCAAATGTTTGTTAGCAAATTACTGACATTCAACCATCATCAGCATATCCTAATAGACAAAATCTTTTATTTGGTATATCAACTTATGGCACATCAAATTACCGGAGTCCCACACTAAAGCTTTACCTTCATGGTGATGTGTTTTACTCTTTTCACCATTTATAAATATTAGTAACTCTAACTAACTCCACTAACTGGATGTTGTTGGATGTAAGCCTGCATCACTGTATGAAAACTGTGTTCTCACGTGTTAATATTAGTTTCTTAATGATTTGTAATGTGCTTAGAACATTTGtaattaatcaatttaattattattaattaatagcCTAATTATAGCCCATTTATAAAACCGTTATAAGGGTAGTCTTTAAAGTGGTACCATTATTTCTTGTTGTCAGAGTTATGTCTGTGCTAAAATTGCCTGCAGTTACAAAATGCTGAATATCTTAATATTAAGTTGTTCCTTCACTATCATAGCAATACCAGTTATCAGTGAAATAACACCTTGCACCATATTACACACCATGAAAAGGTTTTGTGCCATCCAGAGGAGGTCAGTAGAGATGTGTGCAGGTGAACAGGTCTCTACAGTATTCAGTCAATGAGGACAGTGCTTTCATGAGCAGAACAGTGTTTATTGAAATACAGAGAGTTGTATGCATTGCGGGGAACTCATACTGCATTCTTTATAGGCGGAACTATTGAACATTGCAAACACATGAAAAGCAGCGTCAGTCCTTGAAGGTTTAGCACACTTTTAAAGCCCCAGCATATCTCCTATGTGAGCATGAAGATCTAAAATATTGCAGCTGTATTTAGAGAAACTGGAGAGAGAAACTAACATTTGTTACTCAGATCTATGCAGAATCcccatttttctgtatttctgatTTTCAAATTTCTTTTCAGTCATAGCGTATATATGGAGTGTTTCTTTTTATGCGTCTgacaaaagcaaatattttgaGAGAGTCAGTAATTTTCTCTTTATCATTCTCCCCATTTGATATGACAAAAAAACGAAAAAACGACAACCCTGAACTTGGGCCCATTTCACCACTGAGTGGCTCAGAGAGGGTGTAGATGGCCATGTGCTTGtgtgatccctcactggcttcccaacCAAAAGCTCCCAGTCCTCTGGAATGCAGATGTGGGATTGAACCCACGTTTTTTTTGTCCCTGCTCCATCAACTTGTCCATCACGTACAGTTTTGCAGTCCAGCAAATTATGTCTTCATAAAAAGTCACATAAGAAATCAGTCTACCTCACAATGCTGGCTGCCAAAGCAATGGTTGAGCTTGGTTGCTGTCCTACTGGTAAGTCTCAGCTTCCCTCGTTTCGTCGAGGAGGCTGTGTACTGATTGGACTTGAGTTTAGAGTAATAGTCTGAGAACTTGTTGAACAGGATGGATATGGGCAGGCCGTTGAGGATGATTCCGAAAGCGATGCAGACGAAAGCGAACATGCGACCCAGTATGGTTTCTGGATAGACGTCTCCGTAGCCCACAGTGGAGATGCTGACCTGTAGGGCAGTGAGGAAAGCAGTCAGTGGTgatggagaaacttgatctaagcAGCACTGATGGAAAAAACAGATGGGGGCAGGACCTGAACTGGAAATATTGACAATACAAAACACATATTTACCAGGGCAACCCCAACAATATCACTCTTAGCTCAGTGACACAGATAAGAATTAAAAGTTAATACAAGACTCAGCAAAAGTCTGCTTTCTGTCACTGTAAAGTTAACTGTATGTAACATGTTACTCAGATTTGggattaacagaaaaaacaactaTTAAAGGCTTTTAAGGTCTGAAGCCTCTCAAGTGGAATATAAGTCTATGTCAGTATTACATGTCCTATCAGGGAGTTATGTATCAAGGCCTCAGTATGTCCCACTGAATGTgggaatgtgaatgtgaattgtAGGTCGTCCTAATgatagaaatgaaaatgatcagtTATGTTCACATCATTGCATCAATACAACCAAACCCGAGAGAAGCAATTGGTTGCTCAATGGTTCAAATGGTTCCAAATGTAAAACAAGTGGGTAAAGTCATTATCTAACTGTATTTTCTGGACTGCACCTAAGATCGCATTTCTAAAATTccaaaaaattattattaattattaaatatatttgtgaGGTGCTCTTTCAACAGCTGCAACAAAATTGACGCAGAAGTCAATGTTTCCAGGACTTAAAGATGGCACACAcatcttctgcttctgctcatataaaaacacagctCCCTTCACTATAACCATGAGGATTATCATTTCCCTCTCCCTGGATTATGGAGATAAGATTCTACCACTCAGACAAACAGGCAGGGCGGTGATCTGTTAACGGGTCCATTTAGGGCAACAGGCAGACTCAGTGAATGAAGGTCTGTGTTGACAGTTTAACTCAGGTAGGCATTGACCTGCAGTGACCACCGGTAACCCAGTGACCACACCTGCCACACAGACCACAAATACCAAATCTGACCTCATTGTGTGTTGTAATGCTGGAGAATAATCTAAAATCATTCTACAGTTTACTCCACATCCAGGAGCTATGCCAACACTGAAGTAATTCAACTAATTTAACTACATATGTAGGTTACATAGCTTTGTtattcaggttttattttttagacTTGAGTGCTTTCCATATTCCCtgttctgtttttaaggttGCTTTGTCACCTGTGCTGTTTCTCTTGGTCTTAATTCAGACTATTAAATTGGACAAAGATGTACTCACAGCTGCCCACCACCAAGCATGAGGAATGCTGGTGAAGTTTGTTTGCGGCATGTCGTGCTCCACAGTGTAAACCATGGCGGAGAAGCTGAAGATGCCCATGgcgatgaagaggaagaggcagcCCACTTGCTGGTAGCACTGACGCAGGGTGAAGCCAAACGCCCGCAGGCCCGTGGAGTGTCGCGCCAGCTTCAAGATACGAAAGATTCGCATCAGTCTCATGATTCGCAACACTTGGCCCAGCTTTCCCACCTGCCCCACTGCCTGCATGTCCGCCTCGTGCTTCTTGTAGTTTTCATGGTTGTCAAAGATCTCCAGGATGGCCTGCAGATACTGAGGCAGGATGGCGATCAAGTCCACGCAGTTTAGCACACTCCTGCTGAAGGACTTGAGGTCAGGAGTGGACACCAGGCGGAGGAGAAACTCCATGGTGAAGAAGGCGATGCACGTGGACTCCACATACTCCCAGTACGTCTTACCACTGAGCTGACCTGAGGCAGTCCTGTACTGCATCTCCTCCACCGTGTTGAGGGTCATGGCCACAAGGGAGATCAGGACAAACAGAC comes from Pempheris klunzingeri isolate RE-2024b chromosome 7, fPemKlu1.hap1, whole genome shotgun sequence and encodes:
- the LOC139204289 gene encoding potassium voltage-gated channel subfamily V member 2-like, which gives rise to MGSPGKMASLWKRRQSLFPNYKVTDSDINRRPSEIAYPLAKESLVKTWNSMQELSRDIYDIYAEYEDEEDDNVLYGFSKQFSPSKKNYMININVGGKPYQIAYKMAAKYPKTRIGRLATYTDHNMKLDLCDDYTVTNNEYFFDRDPDVFHSIFNFYRTGVLWIKDELCPRNFLEEINYWGVRIKNTHRCCRISFEERQDELNEQLKIQRELEAEVEIEENEELFHDMFMGQIRRTIWNLMEKPFSSVKAKVMAVASSLFVLISLVAMTLNTVEEMQYRTASGQLSGKTYWEYVESTCIAFFTMEFLLRLVSTPDLKSFSRSVLNCVDLIAILPQYLQAILEIFDNHENYKKHEADMQAVGQVGKLGQVLRIMRLMRIFRILKLARHSTGLRAFGFTLRQCYQQVGCLFLFIAMGIFSFSAMVYTVEHDMPQTNFTSIPHAWWWAAVSISTVGYGDVYPETILGRMFAFVCIAFGIILNGLPISILFNKFSDYYSKLKSNQYTASSTKRGKLRLTSRTATKLNHCFGSQHCEVD